The proteins below come from a single Danio aesculapii chromosome 23, fDanAes4.1, whole genome shotgun sequence genomic window:
- the LOC130217189 gene encoding uncharacterized protein LOC130217189 — protein MTGVGWEYSWYKVKESKQINTNSALTISSALVSDTSGYLCKANRGEFSVDSKTLDVEVQKRPEPQIQLEWTEAFTGEKMSMQCLNVSPMNVKENWSFMWFKGSNEIVSNDGTNAKGNTLTLSVQSSHKGKYECQAKLKDRPVETAKSNTQQLTVHALSVPELELTTALSDIMMGKMTLKCDISDGREWNYTWYENEKMLNVSESATLSVTGNEETIKSEFKCKGVRTERPLFSAASDGFVANNLLLKRKILLAISGCLVCCIVILIIGCIALKFGRKPVEKKDPIENDLFFKMTDSNNQTATPLKEYMDNTAIEIEECKEIEELLTNDASVTQEDDAIKDEPVDSPAAKPNGLTSFKGI, from the exons ATGACTGGTGTTGGTTGGGAGTACAGCTGGTATAAAGTCAAAGAATCAAAGCAAATAAACACGAATTCAGCATTGACTATCAGCTCAGCGTTGGTTTCTGACACTAGTGGATATCTCTGCAAAGCAAACAGAGGAGAATTCTCAGTGGACAGTAAGACGCTAGATGTGGAAGTTCAAA AGCGACCTGAACCACAAATCCAGTTAGAATGGACAGAAGCATTTACTGGTGAAAAAATGTCTATGCAATGTTTGAATGTATCGCCTATGAATGTAAAGGAAAACTGGAGCTTTATGTGGTTCAAGGGTTCAAATGAAATTGTATCTAATGATGGAACAAACGCAAAAGGAAATACTCTCACACTCTCAGTTCAGTCCAGTCATAAAGGGAAATATGAGTGTCAAGCTAAGCTGAAGGACAGGCCGGTGGAAACTGCAAAAAGCAATACACAACAGTTAACAGTTCATG CTCTTTCAGTTCCTGAGCTGGAACTGACGACTGCTCTGAGTGACATCATGATGGGTAAAATGACCCTCAAGTGTGACATCTCAGATGGCAGAGAGTGGAACTACACCTGGTATGAGAATGAAAAGATGCTGAATGTCTCAGAATCAGCAACACTGTCGGTGACAGGAAACGAAGAGACAATTAAAAGTGAGTTTAAATGCAAAGGAGTAAGGACGGAGAGACCACTGTTCTCTGCTGCAAGTGATGGCTTTGTGGCCAATAATTTAT TACTCAAAAGAAAAATACTCCTGGCCATCTCTGGATGTCTTGTCTGCTGTATTGTAATCCTGATCATTGGATGTATTGCTCTAAAATTTGGGCGTAAACCAG TAGAGAAAAAAGATCCCATAGAAAATGACCTGTTCTTCAAAATGACAGACTCCAATAACC AAACAGCTACACCCTTGAAGGAGTACATGGACAACACGGCAATAGAGATTGAAG AATGTAAAGAAATAGAAGAACTGCTCACTAATGATGCTTCAGTCACTCAAGAGGATGATGCGATTAAAG ATGAGCCAGTGGACTCGCCAGCAGCAAAACCAAATGGCTTGACATCATTTAAAG GAATATGA